One genomic window of Bartonella sp. HY038 includes the following:
- a CDS encoding VOC family protein, producing MSDKPQFLKDSKVCNLIFLANDLDETQKFYEDLLGLKVTRLIDEDETFLIVNQNDGVELVFFEGEVEGSTFPVTVFNLPNGGINKIVDGLEQAGITIINGVSPVPGGLSADFEDCNGYVLSICQNEDQPL from the coding sequence ATGAGTGATAAGCCACAATTTTTGAAAGATAGTAAAGTTTGTAATTTGATATTTTTAGCTAATGATCTTGATGAAACGCAAAAATTTTATGAAGATCTTTTAGGTTTAAAAGTCACCCGCCTTATAGATGAAGACGAAACCTTTTTAATTGTTAATCAAAATGACGGTGTTGAGTTGGTTTTCTTTGAAGGTGAAGTTGAAGGTTCAACTTTTCCTGTTACAGTTTTTAACTTACCCAATGGTGGCATTAATAAGATTGTCGATGGCTTGGAGCAGGCAGGCATTACTATTATTAATGGTGTTTCGCCAGTTCCAGGTGGTTTGTCTGCCGATTTTGAAGATTGTAATGGTTATGTTCTATCTATCTGCCAAAACGAAGACCAACCATTATAA
- a CDS encoding M48 family metallopeptidase, with translation MFFKPKTIKEAYSDNFVLSDRTLPLKVITNSRAKRLTLRIVSGGKGLRVTVPPRTSKKAVGEFLNRYKGWLETKLSHLPPPSLEEPMLKSGVKIPIFGKPHRICHLEGRGTTSLVPNSEADPQILVYGAEKHLPRRLKDFLIKQAELMITPLVAKYASEVGRKPKSIRFKDTTSRWGSCTSDGALSFSWRIMMAPHNVIDYLVAHEVSHLIEMNHSSDFWNLCEKLCPESKKCRAWLKRNGQSLHAIDFASI, from the coding sequence ATGTTTTTTAAACCTAAAACCATTAAAGAAGCCTATAGCGATAACTTCGTTCTGTCGGATAGGACTTTACCTTTAAAAGTTATAACCAATAGCCGCGCCAAAAGATTAACGCTCCGCATTGTAAGTGGTGGCAAAGGCTTAAGGGTAACAGTGCCACCGCGTACCAGCAAAAAGGCAGTTGGTGAATTTTTAAACCGCTATAAAGGTTGGCTTGAGACGAAACTTAGCCATTTACCACCACCGAGCCTTGAAGAACCGATGCTTAAATCAGGCGTCAAGATTCCGATTTTTGGAAAGCCTCACCGCATTTGTCATTTGGAAGGGCGCGGAACAACAAGCTTAGTGCCGAATAGTGAAGCCGACCCTCAAATTTTGGTTTATGGCGCAGAAAAGCATCTACCAAGACGGCTGAAAGATTTTCTCATAAAACAAGCAGAATTGATGATTACGCCTTTGGTGGCAAAATATGCAAGCGAAGTTGGTCGCAAACCAAAATCCATTCGTTTTAAAGATACAACGAGTCGTTGGGGATCATGTACCAGTGATGGGGCATTATCATTTTCATGGCGCATTATGATGGCGCCACACAACGTCATTGATTATCTCGTTGCGCATGAAGTGTCTCACCTCATTGAAATGAACCACAGCAGCGATTTTTGGAATCTATGTGAAAAGCTTTGCCCCGAATCTAAAAAATGTCGGGCTTGGTTAAAACGTAATGGGCAAAGTTTACACGCGATTGACTTTGCATCCATCTAA
- a CDS encoding response regulator transcription factor, which yields MTDTRKLVYVIDDDLAVREALDDLLASVNLETASFADVETFLSAEHPHCPSCLVLDVRMPGQSGMDFHDKMKNFDLDIPVIFITGHGDIAMSVTAMKRGAVDFLEKPFRDQDLLEAINRALTVSEENLRHRDSHVQLQRRYSLLNSGERAVMDYVVQGFLNKQIAAELNVSEITVKVRRGNVMQKMKAKTLADLIRFGQELHKVGA from the coding sequence ATGACGGATACAAGAAAACTGGTTTATGTCATTGATGACGATCTTGCTGTGCGCGAAGCACTTGATGATTTATTAGCATCAGTCAATCTAGAAACAGCATCCTTTGCCGATGTGGAAACATTTTTAAGTGCCGAGCATCCCCATTGTCCATCTTGTCTTGTGCTTGATGTAAGAATGCCGGGCCAAAGTGGCATGGATTTTCACGATAAGATGAAAAATTTTGACCTCGATATTCCGGTAATTTTTATTACAGGCCATGGTGATATTGCTATGTCAGTTACCGCTATGAAGCGCGGTGCGGTTGATTTTTTGGAAAAACCGTTTCGCGATCAAGATTTATTAGAAGCAATTAACCGTGCATTGACTGTGAGCGAAGAAAACCTGCGCCATAGAGATAGTCATGTTCAATTGCAACGTCGTTATAGTCTACTAAATAGTGGTGAACGCGCTGTTATGGATTATGTGGTGCAAGGCTTTTTAAACAAGCAAATTGCTGCCGAACTTAATGTGAGTGAAATTACAGTTAAAGTACGACGTGGCAATGTCATGCAAAAAATGAAGGCAAAAACCCTTGCGGATCTTATCCGTTTTGGTCAAGAGCTTCATAAGGTAGGCGCTTAA
- a CDS encoding DMT family transporter has product MNKTALLSFIFLGVIWGTNFVFIKWASPYLDAAQITLLCVIFGFIPVFFYALYKKALHVSQLRYCHHFIIMALLVMVVYYFAYAEGAIRLPVSTAGLLSGTAPLFTFLCALLFLKEQKITWLNAFAIFIGFCGIALLGNPFAESHAFDMIGIGYMILASLSLGVSFVYAQKFLMPLNIPIIASTTYQLGFAIIILLPFIPLNNIAPIFNDPKAWIGLIIGLGLLSTGVAYVAYYYIVEKSGAVFASSIVYVPPIVALALDIFAYHHNVGLNSYLAIIFVLAAVALLELDSFKNRAPAI; this is encoded by the coding sequence ATGAATAAGACAGCGCTTTTAAGCTTTATTTTTTTAGGGGTTATTTGGGGAACAAATTTTGTTTTTATAAAATGGGCATCTCCCTATCTTGATGCTGCACAAATAACTTTGCTTTGCGTTATTTTTGGATTTATCCCTGTTTTTTTCTATGCACTATATAAAAAAGCATTGCATGTTTCGCAACTGCGATACTGCCACCACTTCATCATCATGGCTTTACTGGTGATGGTCGTTTATTATTTTGCTTATGCCGAAGGGGCGATACGCCTACCGGTCAGCACCGCTGGTCTTTTAAGTGGCACTGCACCACTTTTTACTTTTTTATGTGCCTTATTATTTTTAAAAGAGCAAAAAATTACTTGGCTCAACGCCTTTGCTATTTTTATTGGTTTTTGCGGTATTGCGCTGCTTGGCAATCCCTTCGCTGAAAGCCATGCTTTTGATATGATCGGCATTGGCTATATGATTCTAGCGTCATTAAGCCTTGGTGTTTCCTTTGTCTATGCACAAAAATTTTTGATGCCGCTTAATATTCCCATCATTGCATCAACCACTTATCAATTAGGGTTTGCAATTATTATCCTTTTACCGTTTATTCCATTGAATAATATTGCCCCAATTTTTAACGATCCCAAAGCATGGATTGGCTTAATTATTGGCCTTGGCTTATTAAGTACCGGTGTGGCTTATGTCGCATATTATTATATTGTTGAAAAATCAGGCGCGGTTTTTGCCTCCAGTATTGTATATGTTCCACCGATTGTTGCCCTTGCCCTTGATATATTTGCATATCATCACAATGTTGGACTAAATAGCTATTTGGCAATTATTTTCGTTTTGGCTGCAGTTGCACTGCTTGAGCTTGATTCATTTAAAAACCGTGCGCCAGCAATTTAA
- a CDS encoding septation protein A — MSPMGKLILEMGPLVLFFFANYKGQWLIDNISFFSSFDKPIFPATAIFMVAIVVALILSWILTRTIPVMPLVSGIFVVFFGALTLWLHNDIFIKMKPTIINTLFGIILFGGLLFGRSLLGYVFDSAFRLDAEGWRKLTFRWACFFIFLAVLNEVIWRNFSDDFWANFKVWGTMPITIIFLILQTPLLARHSLDLKDNQDKS; from the coding sequence ATGTCGCCAATGGGTAAGTTAATATTGGAAATGGGGCCGTTGGTTTTGTTCTTTTTTGCCAACTATAAAGGGCAATGGCTTATCGACAATATTAGTTTTTTTTCAAGCTTTGATAAGCCAATTTTTCCAGCCACGGCTATTTTTATGGTGGCGATTGTGGTTGCCCTTATCCTATCATGGATTTTAACCCGTACTATTCCGGTTATGCCCTTGGTATCTGGTATATTCGTGGTGTTTTTTGGCGCCTTAACTCTTTGGTTGCATAATGATATTTTCATTAAAATGAAGCCAACAATTATCAATACTTTATTTGGTATTATCTTATTTGGTGGGCTATTATTTGGTCGCTCGCTGCTTGGCTATGTCTTTGATTCAGCTTTTCGCCTAGATGCTGAAGGTTGGCGCAAGCTTACTTTTCGCTGGGCATGCTTTTTCATTTTCTTAGCGGTTTTAAATGAAGTTATCTGGCGTAATTTCAGCGATGATTTTTGGGCAAATTTCAAGGTTTGGGGTACAATGCCCATCACCATCATCTTTTTAATTCTGCAAACACCGCTTTTAGCTCGCCATTCGCTTGATCTTAAAGATAACCAAGATAAGTCTTAA
- the mgtA gene encoding magnesium-translocating P-type ATPase produces the protein MTSNKNLSHNDPKSNSSKHKANGKNGGFNAQAAREAQNSLENTLNNLHASLDGLTTADAQARFSNDGPNEVAHDKRPPAFIQLLIAFKNPFIFVLLMLAAIQFVTDYWLPLRAGEETDLTGVIIVLTMVMISGILRFWQEYRSGKAADALKAMVRTTATVLRRADNSSEPKRMEIAMRELVSGDIVYLSAGDMIPGDVRLIDSRDLFVSQAVLTGEALPVEKYDTLSAVSEKHADAVASEKTEILDLPNLCFMGTNVVSGNAKALVIATGPSTYFGSLAKSVVGTRSQTAFDRGVNSVSWLLIRFMLVMVPIVFVINGLSKGDWLEAFLFSVAVAVGLTPEMLPLIVSANLAKGAVSMAKRKVVVKRLNAIQNFGAMDVLCTDKTGTLTQDKIILEHHINNFGAKDNRVLELGWLNSFHQSGMRNLMDQAVVHSGQSFQDDPSMRAYRKVDEIPFDFMRRRLSIVLENMKKDHILVTKGAVEEMLSISSYWRDGEEARPMDAMARQKLTEIAELYNRDGFRVLIVATRRLKEEEKAELYKTSIESDLIVEGFLTFLDPPKETARPAIAALRENGVAVKVLTGDNAIVTTKVCREVGLEPGVPLLGREIEAMGEHELREKVEERTVFAKLTPLQKSRVLKALQANGHTVGFLGDGINDAPALRDADVGISVDTATDIAKETADIILLEKSLMILEEGVIKGRETFGNIMKYLNMTASSNFGNVFSVLVASAFIPFLPMLAIHLLLQNLLYDISQLSLPWDKMDKDYLAKPRKWSARNIGRFMLYIGPTSSIFDITTFALMWFVFAANSAEMQSLFQSGWFIEGLLSQTLVVHMLRTRKIPFIQSTAALPVLLTTSVIMAIGIYIPFSPLGHYVGLVPLPWSYFPWLVGTLFAYCCVAQGMKVFYIRKFGEWF, from the coding sequence ATGACAAGCAATAAAAATTTGTCACATAACGACCCAAAGTCCAATTCTTCTAAGCATAAAGCTAATGGGAAGAATGGTGGCTTTAATGCCCAAGCGGCACGCGAGGCGCAAAATAGCCTTGAAAACACCTTAAATAACCTCCATGCGAGCCTTGATGGCTTGACAACGGCAGATGCGCAAGCTCGCTTTAGCAATGACGGCCCAAATGAAGTCGCTCATGATAAACGGCCACCTGCCTTTATCCAGCTTTTAATTGCTTTTAAAAATCCATTCATCTTTGTTCTGCTTATGCTAGCGGCGATCCAATTTGTAACCGACTATTGGTTGCCCTTGCGTGCTGGCGAAGAAACAGACCTTACTGGTGTTATCATTGTTCTTACCATGGTAATGATCAGCGGTATTTTGCGCTTTTGGCAAGAATATCGCTCTGGTAAAGCGGCAGATGCCTTAAAAGCAATGGTGCGCACAACCGCAACGGTTTTACGCCGTGCAGATAATTCATCTGAGCCAAAGCGTATGGAAATTGCCATGCGAGAACTGGTCAGCGGTGACATTGTTTATCTTTCAGCTGGTGACATGATTCCAGGCGACGTGCGTCTTATTGATTCACGTGATCTTTTCGTGTCTCAAGCCGTTCTTACTGGTGAAGCTTTACCGGTCGAAAAATATGATACATTGAGCGCTGTCAGTGAAAAACATGCCGATGCAGTAGCAAGTGAAAAAACTGAAATTCTTGATCTACCCAACTTATGCTTTATGGGTACGAATGTGGTGAGTGGTAATGCTAAGGCATTGGTTATCGCAACTGGTCCATCAACCTATTTTGGTTCCTTGGCAAAATCGGTAGTGGGCACACGCTCACAAACCGCTTTTGATCGCGGCGTTAATTCGGTTAGTTGGCTGCTTATTCGCTTCATGCTGGTCATGGTACCGATTGTTTTTGTCATTAATGGTCTTTCAAAGGGCGATTGGCTTGAGGCGTTCCTGTTCTCTGTTGCGGTTGCTGTTGGTCTTACCCCTGAAATGCTGCCATTGATTGTGTCGGCCAACCTTGCCAAGGGTGCCGTATCCATGGCAAAGCGCAAAGTTGTGGTCAAGCGTTTGAACGCCATTCAAAATTTTGGTGCGATGGATGTTTTATGTACCGATAAAACAGGCACATTGACACAGGACAAAATTATTCTTGAACACCATATCAATAATTTTGGTGCCAAAGATAATCGCGTTTTGGAACTTGGTTGGCTTAACTCATTCCACCAAAGTGGTATGCGCAATTTGATGGATCAGGCGGTTGTTCACTCTGGCCAATCCTTCCAAGATGATCCTTCTATGCGCGCATATCGCAAGGTTGATGAAATTCCCTTTGATTTCATGCGCCGGCGTTTGTCTATCGTCCTTGAAAATATGAAAAAAGATCATATCCTTGTCACCAAGGGCGCAGTTGAAGAAATGCTTTCTATTTCATCCTATTGGCGCGATGGCGAAGAAGCCCGTCCCATGGATGCTATGGCACGACAAAAATTAACTGAAATTGCCGAACTTTATAATCGTGATGGCTTCCGCGTGTTAATCGTTGCAACACGCCGCTTGAAAGAGGAAGAAAAGGCGGAACTTTATAAAACTAGCATTGAAAGCGATCTTATTGTTGAAGGCTTTTTAACTTTCCTTGATCCTCCCAAAGAAACTGCGCGTCCTGCCATTGCTGCCTTGCGCGAAAATGGTGTTGCCGTCAAAGTTTTAACTGGTGACAATGCGATTGTGACCACCAAGGTTTGTCGTGAAGTTGGTCTTGAGCCGGGTGTGCCTTTATTAGGTCGCGAGATTGAGGCTATGGGCGAACATGAATTGCGCGAAAAAGTTGAAGAACGCACTGTATTTGCCAAATTGACACCATTGCAAAAGTCTCGTGTTCTTAAAGCCTTGCAAGCCAATGGCCATACAGTGGGTTTCCTTGGTGATGGCATTAATGATGCGCCAGCCTTGCGTGATGCAGATGTGGGTATTTCGGTTGATACAGCTACCGATATTGCCAAGGAAACAGCCGATATTATTCTGCTTGAAAAAAGTCTAATGATCTTGGAAGAAGGTGTTATCAAGGGTCGTGAAACCTTTGGTAATATTATGAAATATCTTAATATGACTGCAAGTTCCAATTTCGGTAATGTGTTCTCGGTTCTTGTCGCAAGTGCCTTTATTCCGTTCTTGCCAATGCTTGCAATTCACTTGCTCTTGCAAAACTTGCTTTATGATATTTCACAATTATCCTTGCCTTGGGATAAAATGGATAAGGATTATCTTGCCAAACCCCGTAAGTGGAGCGCCCGTAACATTGGCCGTTTCATGCTTTATATTGGGCCAACATCGTCCATCTTCGATATCACCACCTTTGCCCTTATGTGGTTTGTCTTTGCCGCCAATTCGGCTGAAATGCAATCATTGTTCCAATCTGGTTGGTTTATTGAAGGCTTGCTATCACAGACTTTGGTTGTGCATATGTTGCGTACTCGTAAGATTCCGTTCATTCAAAGCACGGCTGCCTTGCCTGTTCTATTAACAACCAGCGTGATTATGGCTATTGGTATTTATATTCCATTCTCACCCCTTGGTCATTATGTTGGGCTTGTTCCATTACCATGGAGCTACTTCCCATGGCTTGTCGGTACATTGTTTGCCTATTGCTGCGTTGCACAAGGTATGAAGGTATTTTATATCCGCAAATTCGGTGAATGGTTCTAA
- a CDS encoding outer membrane protein, with amino-acid sequence MNIKYLIAASAAALIAATAANAADIVQPAPYEPAPVVTVPTFSWTGAYVGGQIGGTWSDSNVKSERNIGFLPVGYTQGVNWSPDGNGFVGGLYAGYNFEVGNNIVLGAETDFVWGDVKDSYSSVARYGIDPLSPYNYNSEGNIKQKWAGATRVRVGYAMDRFMPYVAGGVAYTKVDTNGRNYLTSANPASLAEVPGSSLGYSTSNTMTGWTIGAGVDYAVTDNVLVRLEYRYADYGDKTNTYTHTTGQTFKEKIDYKSNDVRVGVAYKF; translated from the coding sequence ATGAATATTAAGTATCTTATCGCAGCATCAGCTGCAGCCCTTATCGCAGCAACAGCAGCAAACGCAGCTGATATCGTTCAGCCAGCTCCTTATGAGCCAGCTCCAGTTGTAACAGTTCCTACATTTAGCTGGACTGGTGCATATGTTGGTGGTCAGATCGGTGGCACTTGGTCAGATTCAAATGTTAAATCTGAACGTAACATTGGCTTCTTGCCAGTTGGTTACACTCAAGGTGTTAACTGGAGCCCAGATGGCAACGGTTTCGTAGGCGGTCTTTATGCTGGTTACAACTTTGAAGTTGGCAACAACATCGTACTCGGCGCAGAAACCGATTTCGTATGGGGCGACGTAAAAGACAGCTACTCTTCAGTTGCACGTTATGGCATTGACCCATTGTCACCTTATAACTACAACAGCGAAGGCAACATCAAGCAAAAATGGGCTGGTGCTACTCGCGTTCGTGTAGGTTATGCAATGGATCGTTTCATGCCTTACGTAGCTGGCGGTGTTGCTTACACTAAAGTTGACACTAATGGTCGTAACTATTTGACAAGTGCAAACCCAGCAAGCCTTGCTGAAGTTCCAGGCTCAAGCCTTGGTTACAGCACTTCAAACACAATGACCGGTTGGACAATCGGCGCTGGCGTTGACTATGCAGTAACAGATAATGTTCTTGTACGTCTTGAATACCGCTATGCTGATTATGGTGATAAGACAAACACTTATACCCATACAACTGGCCAGACCTTCAAAGAAAAGATTGACTACAAGTCAAACGACGTTCGCGTTGGTGTAGCTTACAAGTTCTAA
- a CDS encoding sensor histidine kinase, protein MNRNTRLKIKNLFTKAALAPLLGIIFILDTISRLEIAAAVFYIVVILISARFLSQRGIWILSVICIGLTVLSFFLTRSGAPEAGLVNCVIALMALILTSYLVTRAQNAEDLAFKATQQLNRVARIKSLGELTASIAHEINQPLAAAGSSADACRNWLKKDPVEVERALIALERINREISRASDVITRIRSLAKNETPHKQAYDLNDIVEEAIALASHLIERHLIHLEWEKDEQPLLINADKVQMLQVITNIILNAIEAVRQKRPEERNILVVTNYYQHRVQLSVIDSGCGMSDQQITQIFDAFWTTREGGTGLGLTLCRAIVEAHRGIITVEHNPKGGAIFSISLPENKINRSEP, encoded by the coding sequence ATGAATAGGAATACAAGGCTGAAAATAAAAAATCTGTTCACCAAAGCTGCTCTTGCCCCGCTCCTTGGCATTATTTTTATTCTTGATACTATTTCAAGATTAGAAATTGCTGCGGCGGTTTTTTATATTGTTGTCATATTGATCAGCGCACGTTTTTTGAGTCAGCGCGGCATATGGATATTAAGCGTTATTTGTATTGGGCTCACGGTTTTATCCTTCTTTTTAACCCGTAGCGGCGCGCCAGAAGCAGGTCTTGTTAATTGTGTTATTGCTTTAATGGCTCTTATATTGACTAGCTATTTGGTAACGCGCGCACAAAATGCTGAAGATTTAGCATTTAAGGCAACGCAACAATTAAACCGCGTTGCCCGTATTAAAAGTCTAGGAGAATTAACCGCCTCTATTGCTCATGAAATTAATCAACCGCTTGCCGCCGCCGGATCGAGCGCTGATGCTTGTCGTAATTGGTTGAAAAAAGATCCAGTTGAGGTAGAACGAGCATTAATTGCCTTAGAACGAATAAACCGTGAAATTAGCCGTGCATCTGATGTTATTACCCGCATTCGCTCACTTGCTAAAAATGAAACGCCACATAAACAAGCCTATGATCTCAACGATATTGTTGAAGAGGCTATTGCCCTTGCGAGCCATTTAATTGAGCGCCATCTCATACACCTTGAATGGGAAAAAGATGAGCAGCCTTTGTTAATTAACGCCGATAAGGTGCAAATGTTACAAGTTATTACCAATATTATTTTGAATGCGATTGAAGCCGTCCGGCAAAAAAGACCGGAAGAACGCAATATACTTGTGGTAACCAATTATTATCAACACCGTGTTCAATTATCAGTTATTGATAGCGGTTGTGGGATGAGCGACCAACAAATAACCCAAATATTCGATGCTTTTTGGACGACCAGAGAAGGGGGCACTGGCCTTGGTTTAACCTTGTGCCGTGCTATTGTTGAGGCGCATCGCGGCATTATTACAGTCGAACATAATCCGAAAGGTGGGGCAATCTTTAGCATTTCCCTGCCAGAAAATAAAATTAATCGGAGTGAGCCATGA
- a CDS encoding SEL1-like repeat protein: MKRFIIAVIGFIIIAFASIAFLYIHYGDHITLRLRADLNDPYAQHNLGVYYLNGDSVTKDKTEAVKWFRRAAELGLDDAQSNLGVMYLRGEGVAENYKEALKWFQLAVEQNNSMAQFNLAYMIENGLGIQKDIEDAKRRYFLSAEQGNANAQYAIGLLYYFGKSMPVDYTIAAKWFQKAADQGLADAQNNLGSLYSAGDGVKQDYVKAISLFKQSAAKGNVAAQTNLGDLYFAGQGAEQSAIEAAKWYKLASDQGDAYAQTKLAVFYQTGIGVKKNISKALDFFKRAAEQGNVNAQYRLGKIYEEGIEVKQDYKEAAKWYLLASEQGDINSRNNLGMLYMYGRGVELDYKKGVALINTAAQAGLADAQTNLGVAYKNGTGVDQNYSLAIEWFERAVAQNYPEAQNKLGLIYMDGMGVDKDYSKAKYLFQLAADQGLAIAQNNLGLIYISENNDKPDFEQAVKWFGRSADQGEKAAQYNLGLIYLNDHPGIKQDYAKSARLFKLSAKQGYIKAQTNLGFFYYYGHGVKQNYSEALKWFSIAAKKGEPESQYYLALMFMEGNGVQQNKETAYMWSVLALSFDYNQRNLHLQNTIGKDLTKKQITAAKAAASLCYESSFTNCIIE, from the coding sequence ATGAAACGTTTTATTATTGCTGTAATTGGTTTTATTATCATTGCTTTTGCTAGCATTGCTTTTCTTTATATCCATTATGGCGATCATATCACTTTACGACTGCGCGCCGATCTTAATGACCCTTACGCCCAACATAATTTGGGCGTATATTATTTAAACGGCGATAGCGTCACTAAAGATAAAACAGAAGCCGTTAAATGGTTTCGCCGCGCTGCAGAACTTGGGTTAGATGATGCCCAAAGCAATTTAGGCGTGATGTATTTAAGAGGTGAAGGTGTTGCCGAAAATTACAAAGAAGCGCTTAAATGGTTTCAATTAGCGGTTGAACAAAATAATTCAATGGCGCAATTTAATCTTGCTTATATGATTGAAAATGGGCTTGGTATTCAAAAAGATATTGAAGATGCAAAACGCCGGTATTTTTTATCTGCCGAGCAAGGCAATGCCAATGCCCAATATGCCATTGGTCTTTTATATTATTTTGGCAAATCAATGCCTGTTGATTATACAATCGCTGCCAAGTGGTTTCAAAAAGCTGCAGATCAAGGTTTGGCAGATGCTCAAAATAATCTTGGTAGTCTTTACAGTGCTGGTGATGGGGTTAAACAAGATTATGTTAAAGCAATATCACTCTTCAAACAATCGGCAGCTAAAGGCAATGTTGCAGCACAGACAAATCTAGGCGATCTTTATTTTGCCGGACAAGGGGCCGAGCAAAGTGCGATTGAAGCCGCAAAATGGTACAAATTAGCCTCTGATCAAGGCGATGCATATGCCCAGACCAAACTTGCAGTTTTTTATCAAACCGGCATTGGAGTTAAGAAAAATATAAGCAAAGCACTCGATTTTTTTAAACGTGCTGCAGAGCAGGGCAATGTTAATGCGCAATATCGTTTGGGCAAAATATATGAAGAAGGAATTGAGGTTAAACAAGACTATAAGGAAGCTGCCAAATGGTATTTATTGGCTAGCGAACAAGGTGACATAAATTCTCGCAACAATCTTGGTATGCTTTATATGTATGGTAGAGGTGTAGAGCTTGATTACAAAAAAGGTGTAGCGTTGATTAACACTGCCGCCCAAGCTGGACTGGCGGATGCTCAAACCAATTTGGGTGTCGCTTATAAAAATGGCACTGGTGTCGATCAAAATTATAGCTTAGCGATTGAATGGTTCGAGCGTGCTGTTGCGCAAAATTATCCGGAAGCTCAAAATAAGCTTGGTTTAATCTATATGGACGGCATGGGCGTAGATAAAGATTACTCAAAAGCCAAATATCTTTTTCAATTAGCTGCTGATCAAGGCTTAGCTATTGCACAGAATAATCTTGGTTTGATTTATATCAGTGAAAACAATGATAAACCCGATTTTGAACAGGCAGTAAAGTGGTTTGGCCGTTCAGCAGATCAGGGGGAAAAGGCTGCTCAATATAATTTGGGTCTTATCTATCTTAACGATCATCCTGGAATTAAACAAGATTATGCTAAATCAGCGCGTTTATTTAAATTGTCGGCTAAACAGGGCTATATAAAGGCACAAACTAATCTTGGATTTTTTTATTACTACGGTCATGGCGTGAAGCAAAATTATAGTGAAGCACTAAAATGGTTTAGCATTGCGGCTAAAAAGGGCGAGCCAGAATCACAATATTATTTGGCACTTATGTTTATGGAGGGAAATGGCGTTCAACAAAACAAAGAAACAGCTTATATGTGGAGCGTGCTTGCACTGTCTTTCGATTATAATCAACGCAATCTTCACTTACAAAATACCATAGGCAAAGACTTAACCAAAAAACAAATAACAGCCGCTAAAGCGGCTGCATCATTGTGTTATGAATCCTCTTTTACAAATTGCATTATTGAATAA
- a CDS encoding DUF4259 domain-containing protein: MGAWSVKPWGNDEAADWFANFWQDKDFSPIITLIENFDPANEDYCAFRAACYLLETLGRPYVWPSNKLDDLRPLLTKAIEILENMVSPPDENWFFLEEWDNDPEMIEALEQQIAALTKNLNQLA; this comes from the coding sequence ATGGGCGCTTGGAGTGTAAAGCCTTGGGGAAATGACGAAGCGGCAGATTGGTTTGCAAATTTTTGGCAAGATAAGGATTTTTCGCCAATTATTACGCTGATTGAAAATTTTGATCCAGCCAATGAGGATTATTGCGCGTTTCGCGCTGCTTGTTATTTGCTTGAAACATTGGGTCGTCCCTATGTTTGGCCAAGCAATAAGCTTGATGATTTGCGCCCGCTTTTAACCAAAGCTATCGAAATTTTAGAAAATATGGTCAGTCCGCCTGATGAAAACTGGTTTTTTCTTGAGGAATGGGACAATGATCCAGAAATGATTGAAGCGCTTGAGCAACAAATTGCCGCTTTAACCAAAAATCTCAATCAACTGGCCTAA